In Rhodamnia argentea isolate NSW1041297 chromosome 4, ASM2092103v1, whole genome shotgun sequence, the following proteins share a genomic window:
- the LOC115741083 gene encoding uncharacterized protein LOC115741083, with protein MEEDPNDPAPPGVLSVLEALKKASHELQSNPKSTAARPESPDSGSPAVKALLELETESDSLLSRDPNLSALSGHLSTLKTLVSTLQKSGGHGLSSFLTRRVSAHSISRVAESIESEIQAWIDRETVEKLVAGLREKGCGDEEELVKLLSQLEARVLRGFERDLQDLLLKSKIFGLLETTLWNQNCSKRIREHVGFTIAALIRFNKDVFVGQVLMGATIRALITMASAHSLKVLCSLIQPIKSPLVDEIESNGQILKIINFLNHEDLQVKVVAMDCILEIGYFGRKEAIDAMIEEGLIKKLVELQRSELGGDLIDLGRFEQNEVETESMINAGKSKSKSRRFLESHPFASCVARFAVQLEVGEGLRQREKRAFKQEILATVREASANDAEAATIVAEVLWGSSP; from the exons ATGGAAGAAGACCCCAATGATCCAGCGCCGCCGGGCGTCCTCAGCGTCCTCGAGGCCCTGAAGAAGGCCTCCCACGAACTCCAGTCCAACCCCAAGTCCACCGCCGCCCGGCCCGAGTCGCCGGATTCCGGCTCCCCTGCCGTCAAAGCCCTCCTCGAGCTCGAGACCGAGTCCGACAGCCTCCTCTCCAGGGACCCCAACCTCTCCGCCCTCTCCGGCCACCTCTCCACCCTCAAGACCCTCGTCTCCACCCTCCAGAAGTCCGGCGGCCACGGCCTCAGCTCGTTCTTGACCCGCCGGGTCTCCGCCCACTCCATCTCCCGCGTCGCCGAGTCGATCGAGTCCGAAATCCAGGCCTGGATCGACCGGGAGACCGTCGAGAAGCTGGTCGCGGGTCTCCGGGAGAAGGGGTGCGGGGACGAGGAGGAGCTGGTGAAGCTGCTGAGCCAACTCGAGGCCCGAGTTTTGCGAGGGTTCGAAAGGGACTTGCAG GACTTGCTGCTGAAGTCGAAGATCTTCGGGTTGCTGGAGACAACTCTGTGGAATCAAAATTGCTCGAAAAGGATCAGAGAGCATGTCGGTTTCACGATCGCAGCTCTGATTCGGTTCAACAAGGACGTTTTCGTGGGTCAAGTGCTCATGGGGGCGACAATCCGCGCATTGATCACGATGGCCTCTGCGCACTCCCTGAAGGTGCTCTGTTCCCTCATCCAACCGATCAAGTCCCCGCTCGTCGACGAGATCGAATCGAACGGCCAAATACTGAAAATCATAAACTTCCTCAACCATGAGGACCTGCAGGTCAAGGTCGTGGCCATGGACTGCATTCTCGAGATTGGCTACTTTGGGCGGAAGGAGGCGATCGATGCCATGATCGAAGAAGGATTAATTAAGAAGCTCGTGGAGTTGCAGAGATCGGAGTTGGGCGgcgatttgattgatttgggaAGGTTCGAGCAGAACGAGGTTGAGACTGAGAGCATGATCAATGCAGgcaagagcaagagcaagagcaGGAGGTTCTTGGAGAGCCACCCGTTCGCAAGCTGTGTGGCGAGGTTCGCAGTCCAACTTGAGGTTGGAGAAGGGCTGAggcagagagagaagagggcgTTCAAGCAGGAGATACTGGCGACAGTGAGGGAGGCGTCGGCGAACGATGCCGAGGCCGCCACCATTGTTGCCGAGGTCTTGTGGGGCTCTTCACCTTGA
- the LOC115740941 gene encoding uncharacterized transporter C405.03c-like, translated as MSPRYKGGLILIMTFVIVWVTSAEVTQGVFEDYKHPFAVTYLGTSLLAFFLPITFFKDWLLKSLRSCTSESGDSAETVDTICKGPDSPGKNNVKQSNIEMANQEELSAVDSAGEEVRLLEEGKGFVAEGNNDDIVEQEEKMSSKQILKVACTLGPIWFVCEYLMNASLARTSVASSTILLSTSGLFTLLIGAFLGQDSISTVKVISVFVSIAGVAMTALGKTSSTDQSQSSTTVTSSLLGNLFAILSAASDGLFAVLIKKYAGEGGEGVDMQKLFGYIGLFSLVGLWWLVWPLIALDIEPKFDFPQSAALGAVLLANSFVGSFLCDYLWALSVVWTTPLVASLGASLEIPVAMLEDILIHGRRFSLIYVIGSFQVFLGFVLANLPDWFSPTFVLHMHWDNFVHGYEMLRL; from the exons atgagtCCGAGATATAAAGGCGGGTTGATTCTCATTATGACATTTGTGATCGTGTGGGTCACTTCTGCAGAAGTCACTCAg GGTGTTTTCGAGGACTACAAGCATCCATTCGCAGTGACCTATCTCGGGACTTCTCTCTTGGCATTCTTTCTTCCCATAACATTCTTCAAGGACTGGTTACTGAAGTCCCTAAGATCCTGCACTAGTGAAAGTGGCGATAGTGCGGAGACAGTCGATACAATCTGTAAAGGTCCAGATTCTCCTGGCAAAAATAATGTGAAGCAGAGTAATATTGAAATGGCAAATCAAGAAGAGTTGAGTGCGGTGGATTCAGCAGGTGAAGAAGTTCGTTTACTTGAAGAAGGAAAGGGCTTTGTTGCAGAGGGAAACAATGATGACATTGTGGAACAAGAGGAGAAGATGAGCAGCAAGCAAATTCTCAAAGTTGCCTGCACCCTTGGGCCTATTTGGTTTGTGTGTGAG TATCTCATGAATGCTTCACTCGCTCGAACAAGTGTTGCCAGCTCCACGATATTGCTATCGACATCAGGACTTTTCACTCTTCTGATTGGTGCATTCCTAGGACAGGACTCCATAAGTACAGTAAAAGTAATCTCGGTCTTTGTCAGTATAGCCGGAGTCGCCATGACTGCACTAGGAAAGACTTCAAGTACcgatcaatcacaatcgagcaCAACTGT AACCTCCTCTCTTCTAGGAAATCTTTTTGCAATTCTCTCGGCTGCAAGTGATGGACTATTTGCTG TGCTTATCAAGAAGTACGctggagaaggaggagaaggggtGGACATGCAAAAGTTATTTGGATATATCGGACTCTTCTCGCTTGTCGGACTTTGGTGGCTTG TTTGGCCTCTCATTGCTTTAGACATAGAGCCCAAATTTGACTTTCCTCAGTCTGCGGCCTTGGGGGCAGTTCTTCTTGCCAACTCCTTCGTCGGAAGTTTTCTCTGTGATTATTTGTG GGCGCTCAGTGTTGTTTGGACCACTCCTCTGGTGGCATCACTAGGTGCCTCCCTCGAGATACCTGTTGCCATGCTGGAAGACATCCTAATACATGGTCGGCGGTTTTCGCTGATTTACGTCATTGGCTCGTTCCAG GTATTCCTGGGATTCGTATTAGCTAACTTGCCGGACTGGTTCTCACCGACATTTGTGTTGCACATGCATTGGGATAATTTTGTACATGGATATGAGATGCTTCGACTCTAG
- the LOC115741019 gene encoding translocase of chloroplast 90, chloroplastic: MKSVRDWAFSQLLMNSLSSSRPLSGSNSYFSEAPNEGLHEQARADSPEVSQASIDQSASSDGTVESQHYPSQQQGLVETCSQSHSSSDRGKSNPMSKIKDLQIKFLRILQRLGHQQDNLLAAKVLYRVRLATLIQSGEADPKVLKHIHDKARAQAAQEEAAGVPELDFSFKVLVLGRTGVGKSATINSIFDQTKAVTDAFQPATDSIREVTGTVSGMEITFVDTPGLFPPSTANMRRNRKILLSVKKYIRKSPPDIVLFFERLDLINTNYSDFPLLKLLTEVFGNAIWFNTILVMTHASCSLPEGPNGYPVVYESYVGQCANLIQSYIHLAVSDSKIENPVLLVENHSQCRKNFLGEKVLPNGQVWKSHFLLLCVCMKVLSDANKFLEFRDSIALGPPNAKRQPSLPHLLSSLLRHRPPPSTGGADYEMDDTILSDTEEEDEYDQLPPIKVLSRSQFEKLTKSQKKDYLDELDYRETLYMKKQLREELRRQRELREDKHLKKESSECNDNSDNQETSSEPFLLPDMAVPPSFDSDCPLHRYRGLVTSEQLLVRPVLDPHGWDHDVGFDGINLETSIETKSNVFAFATGQMSKEKNDFSIHSECSAVYDTTSGPSCSLGLDVQSAGKDLIYNIRSNTKLSNLKHNITECGVSLTCFGDKCYTGAKIEDIMHIGRRVKLVVNAGRLGSAEQVAYGGSLEATVRGRDYPVRTDSISLSMMVLSFDKEMVLSGGLQSEFRLSRDTKVSISGNLNNRKMGQLSLKTSSSEHMEIALIALVSIVRGLFRRKIPENISTGTLESG; this comes from the exons ATGAAGAGTGTGAGGGATTGGGCTTTTTCGCAGTTGTTGATGAATTCATTGTCCTCATCAAGGCCATTGTCTGGTAGCAATAGCTATTTCAGCGAGGCACCAAATGAGGGGCTTCATGAACAAG CCCGTGCAGATTCTCCGGAAGTGTCTCAAGCTTCTATTGATCAATCAGCTTCCTCTGATGGAACGGTAGAGAGTCAGCATTATCCCTCTCAACAGCAAGGTCTGGTTGAAACTTGTTCCCAATCTCACTCTAGTTCTGATAGAGGAAAGTCAAATCCTATGTCTAAGATCAAAGATCTCCAAATTAAGTTTTTGCGGATTCTCCAACGGCTTGGGCATCAACAGGACAACCTTTTGGCGGCAAAGGTCTTGTATCGGGTTCGACTGGCAACCTTGATTCAATCAGGGGAAGCAGATCCAAAAGTGCTGAAGCATATTCATGATAAGGCTAGAGCACAAGCAGCACAGGAAGAGGCTGCTGGTGTGCCGGAATTAGATTTTTCATTTAAGGTACTTGTCCTGGGAAGAACCGGAGTTGGCAAGAGTGCAACaataaactcaatttttgatcaGACGAAGGCAGTCACTGATGCATTTCAACCAGCCACGGATTCCATTAGAGAGGTTACTGGAACTGTCAGTGGGATGGAAATAACTTTTGTTGATACTCCTggtctttttcctccttctaCTGCTAACATGAGAAGAAATAGGAAGATTTTGCTCTCTGTGAAGAAGTATATCCGAAAGTCACCACCAGATATTGTTCTGTTTTTTGAACGCCTCGATCTCATAAATACGAATTATAGCGACTTCCCTCTTCTGAAGCTTCTTACTGAAGTTTTTGGCAATGCAATTTGGTTCAACACAATCCTTGTTATGACACATGCTTCCTGTTCCCTCCCAGAAGGACCAAATGGTTATCCTGTCGTGTATGAATCATATGTTGGTCAATGTGCCAATTTGATTCAAAGCTACATTCATCTGGCTGTCTCAGATTCAAAGATCGAGAATCCTGTACTGTTGGTAGAGAACCATTCCCAGTGCAGAAAAAATTTCTTGGGAGAAAAAGTTCTTCCGAATGGGCAGGTTTGGAAATCTCATTTTTTGCTACTATGCGTATGTATGAAAGTTCTCAGTGATGCTAACAAATTTCTGGAATTTAGAGACAGCATTGCTCTGGGACCACCAAATGCTAAGAGGCAGCCTTCTCTGCCTCACCTTCTCTCCTCCCTTTTGCGACATCGTCCTCCACCTAGTACTGGTGGTGCTGACTACGAGATGGATGATACCATACTTTCAGAcacagaggaagaagatgaatatgatcaaTTACCTCCCATAAAAGTTTTATCGAGATCCCAGTTTGAGAAGTTGACCAAATCACAGAAGAAGGATTATCTTGATGAGTTGGACTATAGGGAGACTCTCTATATGAAGAAGCAGTTGAGAGAAGAGTTGCGGCGCCAGAGAGAACTCAGAGAGGATAAGCATTTGAAAAAGGAGAGTTCAGAGTGCAACGACAATTCTGACAATCAAGAAACATCTTCCGAGCCTTTTTTGTTACCAGATATGGCCGTACCTCCAAGTTTCGACTCAGACTGCCCGCTACATAGATATCGTGGCCTTGTCACTAGTGAACAGCTCCTTGTCAGACCTGTTTTAGACCCGCATGGTTGGGACCATGATGTGGGTTTCGACGGAATTAATCTGGAGACATCCATTGAAACGAAAAGCAATGTATTTGCCTTTGCCACGGGGCAGATgagcaaagaaaagaatgatttCAGTATCCACTCCGAGTGTTCTGCAGTTTACGACACCACAAGTGGACCTTCTTGTTCTTTAggtctagatgttcaatctGCTGGGAAAGATCTTATATATAACATCCGCAGCAATACAAAGCTTAGTAATCTGAAGCATAACATTACTGAATGTGGAGTGTCTTTGACATGTTTTGGGGACAAGTGCTATACCGGTGCCAAGATTGAAGACATTATGCACATTGGCCGGAGAGTCAAACTTGTAGTGAATGCTGGTCGATTAGGGAGTGCTGAACAAGTAGCATATGGCGGCAGCCTTGAAGCTACAGTTAGAGGGAGGGACTACCCTGTGAGGACAGATAGCATAAGTCTGTCAATGATGGTCCTCTCTTTTGACAAAGAGATGGTGTTGAGTGGTGGTTTGCAGTCTGAGTTCCGTTTGAGCCGAGACACCAAAGTTTCGATCAGCGGGAATCTAAATAACCGGAAAATGGGACAGCTTTCTCTGAAAACAAGTAGCTCGGAGCATATGGAGATTGCATTGATCGCACTGGTGTCAATCGTTAGGGGCCTTTTCCGTAGAAAGATCCCTGAAAACATCAGTACAGGAACATTAGAGAGTGGATGA